A DNA window from Setaria viridis chromosome 2, Setaria_viridis_v4.0, whole genome shotgun sequence contains the following coding sequences:
- the LOC117845612 gene encoding putative MO25-like protein At5g47540 isoform X1, which produces MKGLFKSKPRTPVDVVRQTRENLVHLDLNSGSRGGDAKREEKFMQMAELSKNIRELKSILYGNGESEPVTEACVQLTQEFFRENTLRLLIIHLPKLNLETRKDATQVVANLQRQQVSSKIVASEYLESNKDLLDILISGYENMDIALHYGAMLRECIRHQSIARYVLESEHMKKFFDYIQLPNFDIASDASATFKELLTRHKATVAEFLTNNYDWFFEEFNSRLLSSTNYITKRQAIKLLGDMLLDRSNVAVMMRYVSSKDNLMILMNLLRDSSKNIQIEAFHVFKLFAANKNKPAEVVNILVTNRSKLLRFFAGFKIDKEDEQFEADKEQVIKEISAL; this is translated from the exons ATGAAGGGCCTCTTCAAGTCCAAGCCACGGACGCCCGTTGACGTCGTGCGGCAGACGCGCGAGAACCTCGTCCACCTCGACCTCAACTCCGGCTCCCGGGGAGGCGACGCCAAGCGCGAGGAGAAG TTTATGCAGATGGCAGAGCTAAGCAAAAATATCAGGGAATTGAAGTCTATTCTATACGGCAATGGTGAATCAGAGCCTGTAACCGAAGCGTGTGTCCAACTGACCCAAGAGTTCTTCAGGGAGAACACTTTGCGGCTATTAATTATACATCTTCCAAAACTAAATCTGGAG ACTAGGAAAGATGCTACTCAAgttgttgcaaacttgcaaagaCAGCAAGTATCCTCAAAGATAGTTGCGTCTGAGTACCTAGAGTCAAATAAGGATCTCTTGGACATCTTAATTTCAGG GTATGAGAATATGGACATTGCTTTACATTATGGTGCTATGTTGAGGGAATGTATTCGCCACCAAAGCATTGCAAG GTATGTTTTAGAATCTGAACACATGAAGAAGTTCTTCGACTATATACAGCTTCCAAATTTTGACATAGCTTCTGATGCTTCTGCAACCTTTAAG GAACTATTGACAAGGCATAAAGCAACCGTGGCTGAATTTCTCACCAACAATTATGATTGG TTCTTTGAAGAATTCAACTCTAGGTTGCTATCATCAACCAACTACATAACGAAAAGGCAAGCTATCAAG TTGCTGGGAGATATGCTGCTAGATAGATCAAATGTTGCAGTCATGATGCGCTATGTTAGTTCCAAAGACAATCTTATGATCCTGATGAACCTCCTAAGG GATTCAAGTAAAAATATTCAAATTGAGGCGTTTCACGTGTTCAAG CTGTTTGctgcaaataaaaacaaaccgGCAGAGGTTGTAAACATACTGGTCACCAATAGAAGCAAGCTTCTTCGCTTTTTCGCTGGATTCAAGATTGACAAAG AGGATGAGCAGTTTGAAGCAGACAAGGAGCAGGTCATTAAAGAAATATCGGCACTTTGA
- the LOC117845990 gene encoding uncharacterized protein: MSFRSQQKVVNGMREMVFCGTGSFKDVDKEEGAGAGGKPDAAAKAKKAGGKAKGKDNPYASRGLDKFSTVLSELESKREKILRRAGPDADAGHLMVRFVQSGAKGWVPIVVKLPHEEEQQAADAKKRQSKPAKPTSRSSTPPTEPASPKEDPVKPVHVAPVPAPKTAVPAKKSKASRVRWSWAWGRKVRPCYYWPLAMALLLLSLVVFGRVFAICCTSIWWYLLPILSGEEALGVTRSPAAKARKDVGNKVGDKLAVAPPPSHGKKGSSGAAHEVISPRSHAHRKKG; the protein is encoded by the coding sequence ATGTCTTTTCGTTCCCAACAGAAAGTCGTAAACGGTATGCGAGAAATGGTGTTCTGCGGCACGGGCAGCTTCAAGGACGTCGACAaggaggagggcgccggcgccggcgggaagCCGGACGCGGCGGCCAAGGCGAAGAAGGCCGGCGGCAAGGCCAAGGGGAAGGACAACCCCTATGCGTCGCGGGGGctcgacaagttctccaccgTGCTGTCCGAGCTCGAGTCCAAGCGGGAGAAGAtcctgcgccgcgccggcccggacgccgacgccggccaCCTCATGGTCCGGTTCGTGCAGTCCGGGGCAAAGGGCTGGGTGCCCATCGTCGTCAAGCTCCCgcacgaggaggagcagcaggctGCCGACGCAAAGAAGAGGCAGAGCAAGCCGGCCAAGCCGACCTcgcggtcgtcgacgccgcccaCGGAGCCTGCCAGCCCCAAAGAAGACCCGGTTAAGCCCGTGCACGTTGCCccggtgccggcgccgaagACAGCTGTGCCGGCGAAGAAGAGTAAGGCCAGCCGCGTGAGGTGGTCCTGGGCCTGGGGAAGGAAGGTAAGGCCTTGCTACTACTGGCCGCTGGCcatggcgctgctgctgctgagcctGGTGGTGTTCGGGAGGGTGTTCGCCATCTGCTGCACCTCCATTTGGTGGTACCTCCTGCCGATCTTGAGCGGGGAGGAAGCCCTCGGCGTGACGAGATCGCCGGCAGCCAAGGCACGCAAGGATGTTGGCAACAAGGTCGGCGACAAACTcgcggtggcgccgcctccTTCGCATGGTAAGAAGGGTAGCTCTGGCGCTGCTCATGAGGTGATTTCGCCAAGAAGTCATGCACATCGAAAGAAGGGTTGA
- the LOC117845698 gene encoding uncharacterized protein: MVSLAGSQIPSPSPGQSPCAAAGPQRRPGRSMRTIRSALLQPDSAPGSPAPRHGDGDAGDSDIENLTDSVIDFHLSELAATAGPAHPAAVAKSSSAINAAATELLELSRDFSDYSSFSSDISGELERLAMAAAAWAPRSDAPAAAVDLNDLESMDLSPDAAPLERVEPFVLACVQALGPDAAPDARRAAAARIRLLAKHRSDIRELIGVSGAIPALVPLLRSTDPVAQENAVTALLNLSLEERNRSAITAAGAIKPLVYALRTGTAAAKQNAACALLSLSGIEENRATIGACGAIPPLVALLSAGSTRGKKDALTTLYRLCSARRNKERAVSAGAIVPLVHLIGERGSGTCEKAMVVLGSLAGIAEGREAVVEAGGIPALVEAIEDGPAKEKEFAVVALLQLCSDSPHNRALLVREGAIPPLVALSQSGSARAKHKAETLLGYLREQRQGVGCRAGSVAATSLAR, translated from the exons atgGTGTCGCTCGCCGGCTCGCAGatcccctcgccgtcgccggggcaGAGCCCCTGCGCTGCCGCGGGGCCGCAGCGCCGCCCGGGGCGCTCCATGCGCACCATCCGCTCCGCGCTGCTACAGCCGGACTCCGCCCCGGGCTCCCCGGCCCCGcgccatggcgacggcgacgcgggcgACTCCGACATTGAGAACCTCACCGACTCCGTCATCGACTTCCACCTCAGCgagctcgccgccaccgcggggCCAGCGCACCCGGCTGCCGTCGCCAAGTCGTCATCCGCCATCAACGCGGCCGCCACGGAGCTGCTCGAGCTGTCGCGGGACTTCTCCGACTACTCCAGCTTCAGCTCCGACATCTCCGGGGAGCTCGAGCGCctcgcgatggcggcggcggcgtgggcgcccAGATCcgacgcgccggccgccgccgtggatcTGAACGACCTCGAGTCCATGGATCTGTCGCCGGACGCGGCGCCGCTGGAGCGCGTCGAGCCCTTCGTGCTGGCGTGCGTGCAGGCGCTGGGCCCCGACGCCGCGCCCGacgcgcgccgcgcggccgccgccaggaTACGGCTGCTCGCGAAGCACCGCTCCGACATCCGGGAGCTGATCGGCGTGTCGGGCGCCATCCCGGCGCTCGTGCCGCTGCTGCGCAGCACCGACCCGGTCGCGCAGGAGAACGCGGTCACCGCGCTGCTCAACCTCTCGCTGGAGGAGCGGAACCGCTCGGCCATCACCGCGGCGGGCGCCATCAAGCCGCTCGTCTACGCCCTCCGCACCGGCACGGCCGCGGCTAAGCAGAACGCTGCCTGCGCGCTGCTCAGCCTGTCGGGCATCGAGGAGAACCGCGCCACCATCGGGGCCTGCGGCGCTATCCCGCCGCTCGTCGCGCTGCTCTCCGCGGGCTCCACGCGCGGCAAGAAGGACGCTCTCACCACGCTCTACCGCCTCTGCTCCGCGCGCAGGAACAAGGAGCGCGCGGTCAGCGCCGGCGCCATCGTTCCCCTCGTGCACCTCATCGGCGAGCGCGGCAGCGGGACGTGCGAGAAGGCAATGGTGGTTCTGGGGAGCCTCGCGGGCATCGCCGAGGGCCGCGAAGCTGTGGTGGAGGCTGGCGGGATCCCCGCGTTGGTCGAGGCGATCGAGGACGGCCCTGCCAAGGAGAAAGAGTTCGCCGTGGTGGCGCTGCTGCAACTGTGCTCCGATTCCCCGCATAACCGTGCGCTTCTTGTACGCGAGGGCGCCATCCCTCCGCTTGTCGCGCTATCACAGTCCGGTTCTGCCCGTGCCAAGCACAAG GCTGAGACTTTGCTTGGCTACCTGAGGGAGCAGCGACAAGGGGTTGGCTGCAGAGCTGGATCAGTGGCAGCTACTAGTTTGGCTAGGTAA
- the LOC117845989 gene encoding uncharacterized protein isoform X2: MPAAAALRPTEPLPLPSGLSLTPRLKLILTFFRADLTIRPLDEWQLKSALLTFLRDPPLSLPLLPDSDLSVRRLPNLQKRRREEPVASGALHVRDLSLLRPRKGDSEAEEMTPEQEEEKYFEWRSSLVEKLEGIELNLEGVKFRMTIEIPPSEDFRTMKKSWEDFYSSELLNSRNPVRKIARRPDTIIVRGVPSRWFAETRVSSKPSTLVTHTIFSALGKIRTLNIANDDELEAKEDGANKELISGLNCKVWVQFESYDDFHDAMKALCGRSLEKDRG, translated from the exons atgcccgccgccgcggcgctccggCCGACCGAACCGCTCCCACTTCCGAGCGGGCTCTCCCTAACACCGCGCCTCAAGCTTATCCTCACCTTCTTCCGTGCTGACCTCACCATCCGCCCCCTCGACGAGTGGCAGCTCAAGTCTGCCCTCCTCACCTTCCTCCGCGACCCGCCCCTCTCACTCCCGCTCCTCCCCGACTCCGACCTCTCCGTGCGCCGCCTTCCCAACCTCCAGAAGCGCCGCCGCGAGGAGCCCGTCGCCTCCGGGGCCCTCCATGTCCGCGACCTATCCTTACTACGCCCCCGCAAAGGCGACAGTGAGGCCGAGGAGATGACCCCGgaacaggaggaggagaaataCTTCGAGTGGCGGAGCTCCCTGGTCGAGAAGCTCGAAGGCATTGAGCTCAATCTCGAGGGAGTCAAGTTCCGGATGACCATCGAGATCCCGCCGTCGGAAGACTTCAGGACGATGAAGAAATCGTGGGAGGATTTCTACTCCTCCGAGTTACTCAATAGCA GGAATCCGGTGAGGAAGATAGCGAGAAGGCCTGACACTATTATTGTCCGTGGAGTGCCGTCCAGGTGGTTTGCAGAGACAAGAGTATCATCCAAGCCATCCACGCTGGTCACACACACTATTTTCTCAGCTCTCGGTAAAATAAG GACTCTAaatattgccaatgatgatgaGTTAGAAGCCAAAGAAGATGGAGCCAATAAGGAGCTCATATCTGGACTCAATTGCAAAGTTTGGGTGCAATTTGAGAGCTATGATGACTTCCATGATGCAATGAAGGCGTTATGTGGACGCTCTTTAGAGAAG GATCGCGGCTAA
- the LOC117845612 gene encoding putative MO25-like protein At5g47540 isoform X2: MKGLFKSKPRTPVDVVRQTRENLVHLDLNSGSRGGDAKREEKMAELSKNIRELKSILYGNGESEPVTEACVQLTQEFFRENTLRLLIIHLPKLNLETRKDATQVVANLQRQQVSSKIVASEYLESNKDLLDILISGYENMDIALHYGAMLRECIRHQSIARYVLESEHMKKFFDYIQLPNFDIASDASATFKELLTRHKATVAEFLTNNYDWFFEEFNSRLLSSTNYITKRQAIKLLGDMLLDRSNVAVMMRYVSSKDNLMILMNLLRDSSKNIQIEAFHVFKLFAANKNKPAEVVNILVTNRSKLLRFFAGFKIDKEDEQFEADKEQVIKEISAL; this comes from the exons ATGAAGGGCCTCTTCAAGTCCAAGCCACGGACGCCCGTTGACGTCGTGCGGCAGACGCGCGAGAACCTCGTCCACCTCGACCTCAACTCCGGCTCCCGGGGAGGCGACGCCAAGCGCGAGGAGAAG ATGGCAGAGCTAAGCAAAAATATCAGGGAATTGAAGTCTATTCTATACGGCAATGGTGAATCAGAGCCTGTAACCGAAGCGTGTGTCCAACTGACCCAAGAGTTCTTCAGGGAGAACACTTTGCGGCTATTAATTATACATCTTCCAAAACTAAATCTGGAG ACTAGGAAAGATGCTACTCAAgttgttgcaaacttgcaaagaCAGCAAGTATCCTCAAAGATAGTTGCGTCTGAGTACCTAGAGTCAAATAAGGATCTCTTGGACATCTTAATTTCAGG GTATGAGAATATGGACATTGCTTTACATTATGGTGCTATGTTGAGGGAATGTATTCGCCACCAAAGCATTGCAAG GTATGTTTTAGAATCTGAACACATGAAGAAGTTCTTCGACTATATACAGCTTCCAAATTTTGACATAGCTTCTGATGCTTCTGCAACCTTTAAG GAACTATTGACAAGGCATAAAGCAACCGTGGCTGAATTTCTCACCAACAATTATGATTGG TTCTTTGAAGAATTCAACTCTAGGTTGCTATCATCAACCAACTACATAACGAAAAGGCAAGCTATCAAG TTGCTGGGAGATATGCTGCTAGATAGATCAAATGTTGCAGTCATGATGCGCTATGTTAGTTCCAAAGACAATCTTATGATCCTGATGAACCTCCTAAGG GATTCAAGTAAAAATATTCAAATTGAGGCGTTTCACGTGTTCAAG CTGTTTGctgcaaataaaaacaaaccgGCAGAGGTTGTAAACATACTGGTCACCAATAGAAGCAAGCTTCTTCGCTTTTTCGCTGGATTCAAGATTGACAAAG AGGATGAGCAGTTTGAAGCAGACAAGGAGCAGGTCATTAAAGAAATATCGGCACTTTGA
- the LOC117845261 gene encoding uncharacterized protein — translation MEQRKGDAVAAPAAAANGTGELIGYVDVHVRSARDIQNICIYHKQDVYAKVSLPGDGAPVASTQVVNGGGRNPVFDQSLRLGVRAGDVDAALRCEVWMLSRVKNYLQDQLLGFALVPLPEVVAADGGTLAREFPLTTSDLFQTPSGFLQLELSYIGVVPEVVPISPTPKPALADPEEEPENNAGGGAGNGKEYEKIEFPDLNLVEENQIMVSEYTGLPCAAVEAQSSESLLTSEHEDGATTMSHEAGVRLVESFSTDHSTADSVGAFRSDTPVSSVSTTESPGAAAVPATPQSNSSSEPSGNAHSSAEHKEKAAPEAADAEVDSSRTVQESPAANSPGAASEAAVDKPVISVNIEQEVKVDGNQIMDMYMKSMQQFTDSLAKMKLPALDLDNGSSEKSSPAAAASEADSSGADSSAAKKPAAGGQQEKPSPKVFYGSRAFF, via the coding sequence ATGGAGCAGCGCAAGGGAGATGCGGTtgctgcgccggcggccgcggccaacGGGACCGGGGAGCTGATCGGGTACGTCGACGTGCACGTGCGGAGCGCGCGGGACATCCAGAACATCTGCATCTACCACAAGCAGGACGTGTACGCCAAGGTCTCACTGCCGGGGGACGGTGCGCCGGTGGCGTCCACGCAGGTGGTCAACGGCGGCGGGCGAAACCCGGTGTTCGACCAGTCGCTGCGCCTTGGCGTGCGCGCGGGGGACGTCGACGCCGCGCTCCGCTGCGAGGTCTGGATGCTCAGCCGGGTCAAGAACTATCTGCAGGACCAGCTGCTTGGGTTCGCGCTCGTGCCGCTCCCGgaggtcgtcgccgccgacggcggcaCGCTCGCCCGGGAGTTCCCCCTCACCACCAGCGACCTCTTCCAGACGCCCTCGGGCTTCCTGCAGCTCGAGCTCTCCTATATCGGTGTCGTGCCGGAGGTCGTGCCCATCTCGCCGACGCCCAAGCCGGCGCTGGCCGAcccggaggaggagccggagaataacgccggcggcggcgcagggaacGGGAAGGAGTACGAGAAGATCGAGTTCCCCGACCTGAATCTCGTCGAGGAAAACCAGATCATGGTGTCCGAGTACACCGGGCTGCCGTGCGCGGCCGTGGAGGCGCAGAGCTCCGAGAGCCTGCTGACCTCGGAGCACGAGGACGGCGCCACGACCATGAGCCACGAAGCCGGCGTGCGCCTGGTGGAGAGCTTCTCGACGGACCACAGCACCGCTGACTCGGTGGGCGCCTTCCGGAGCGACACGCCGGTCAGCAGCGTGTCCACCACGGAGtcccccggcgccgcggcggtgccggcCACTCCTCAGTCAAACTCCAGCTCGGAACCGTCCGGGAACGCCCACTCGTCGGCCGAGCACAAGGAGAAGGCGGCGCCCGAGGCCGCCGACGCGGAGGTCGACTCGTCCCGCACCGTCCAGGAGAGCCCCGCGGCGAACTCGCCCGGCGCCGCGTCGGAGGCCGCGGTGGACAAGCCGGTGATCAGCGTCAACATCGAGCAGGAGGTGAAGGTCGACGGGAACCAGATCATGGATATGTACATGAAGAGCATGCAGCAGTTCACGGACTCGCTGGCCAAGATGAAGCTCCCCGCCTTGGATTTGGACAACGGCAGCAGCGAGAAGAGcagccccgctgccgccgcctccgaggCAGACTCCAGTGGCGCCGACTCGAGCGCGGCGAAGAAGCCGGCTGCCGGCGGGCAGCAGGAGAAGCCGTCTCCCAAGGTGTTCTACGGCAGCCGGGCCTTCTTCTGA
- the LOC117845989 gene encoding uncharacterized protein isoform X1, which produces MPAAAALRPTEPLPLPSGLSLTPRLKLILTFFRADLTIRPLDEWQLKSALLTFLRDPPLSLPLLPDSDLSVRRLPNLQKRRREEPVASGALHVRDLSLLRPRKGDSEAEEMTPEQEEEKYFEWRSSLVEKLEGIELNLEGVKFRMTIEIPPSEDFRTMKKSWEDFYSSELLNSRNPVRKIARRPDTIIVRGVPSRWFAETRVSSKPSTLVTHTIFSALGKIRTLNIANDDELEAKEDGANKELISGLNCKVWVQFESYDDFHDAMKALCGRSLEKEGSRLRVDYDVTWDREGFFRIAQYEPARSNVGEKDASASVHGRKKHYTSRIESDHRKRFRD; this is translated from the exons atgcccgccgccgcggcgctccggCCGACCGAACCGCTCCCACTTCCGAGCGGGCTCTCCCTAACACCGCGCCTCAAGCTTATCCTCACCTTCTTCCGTGCTGACCTCACCATCCGCCCCCTCGACGAGTGGCAGCTCAAGTCTGCCCTCCTCACCTTCCTCCGCGACCCGCCCCTCTCACTCCCGCTCCTCCCCGACTCCGACCTCTCCGTGCGCCGCCTTCCCAACCTCCAGAAGCGCCGCCGCGAGGAGCCCGTCGCCTCCGGGGCCCTCCATGTCCGCGACCTATCCTTACTACGCCCCCGCAAAGGCGACAGTGAGGCCGAGGAGATGACCCCGgaacaggaggaggagaaataCTTCGAGTGGCGGAGCTCCCTGGTCGAGAAGCTCGAAGGCATTGAGCTCAATCTCGAGGGAGTCAAGTTCCGGATGACCATCGAGATCCCGCCGTCGGAAGACTTCAGGACGATGAAGAAATCGTGGGAGGATTTCTACTCCTCCGAGTTACTCAATAGCA GGAATCCGGTGAGGAAGATAGCGAGAAGGCCTGACACTATTATTGTCCGTGGAGTGCCGTCCAGGTGGTTTGCAGAGACAAGAGTATCATCCAAGCCATCCACGCTGGTCACACACACTATTTTCTCAGCTCTCGGTAAAATAAG GACTCTAaatattgccaatgatgatgaGTTAGAAGCCAAAGAAGATGGAGCCAATAAGGAGCTCATATCTGGACTCAATTGCAAAGTTTGGGTGCAATTTGAGAGCTATGATGACTTCCATGATGCAATGAAGGCGTTATGTGGACGCTCTTTAGAGAAG GAAGGATCGCGGCTAAGGGTAGACTATGATGTGACCTGGGACCGCGAAGGTTTCTTTCGTATTGCTCAGTATGAACCTGCTCGTAGCAATGTAGGTGAGAAGGATGCATCAGCGTCGGTTCATGGCCGGAAGAAACATTACACTTCACGAATTGAGTCAGATCATAGGAAGAGATTTAGG GATTGA